AAATCCCTGCGCGCGCTCATTCCATCACCACGCCGGAGCTCTTCACGACGTTCGCCCAGTACGGCACCTGCTGGTTCAGCGTGGCGGCGAACTGTGCGGGCGTTCCCTCGGCGGGCGCCACGCCGCTGCTCAGGAGCGCGGCCACGGTGGCGCGGTTGGCGAGCACCTTGCGCAAGGCCTCGGAGAGCTTCTGCACCACCGCCGTCTGCGTGCCTGCCGGCGCCACGAGTCCGTACCAGAGCTGCGACTCGAAGCCGGCGAGGCCGGCCTCCTTGAAGGTCGGCACCTCCGGCAGCAGCGCGCTGCGCTGCGTCTGCGCGAGCGCCTTGATCCTTCCGCCGCGGATCTGCTGCACCAGCGTGGCCGGGTTGTCGAAGAGCAGATCGACCTGCCCGCCCATGAGCTCGGTCTGCGCGGGCGAGGCGCCCTTGTAGGGGATGTGGATGAGGTCGGTCCGCGTGGCCTGCTTGAACTGCTCGCCGATGAGATGGGAGAGCGAGCCCTGCCCGACCGAGGCGAAGGTCAGCTTGCCCGGTGCGCCCTTGGCATCGCGGATCAGTTCCGCGAGCGTTTTCGCGGGCAAGGTCGGACGCGCCACCAGCACGTACGGCGAGAAGCCGATCAGGCCGATGGGCGCGAAGCTGCGCAAGGGGTCGTAGCGCGCGCCCTTCACCACGGCGAGGGCGACCGCATGCGTGCTCGTCGTGGCCACGCCCAGCGTGTAGCCGTCGGGCGCGGCATGCGCGACGGCGGCGGAGCCGATCGTGCCGGCGGCGCCGGCCTTGTTGTCGATCAGCACCGTCTGGTGCAGCTCCTGCGACAGCGCCGGTGCGAGGCTGCGAATGAGGGCGTCCGTGCCGCCGCCGGCCGGGAACGGCACGACGATGGTGATCGGGCGGCTGGGGTAGGCCTCGGCGAGCGCCGAGGCCACCGGGGCGCACACGGCGGCCACGCCAAGCAGGAGGAAGAGGGAGCGCTTCATGACCAGTCCTTGAACGAGAGCGACAGGCATGAAGCATCGCGATCCCGCCACGGATGCGCGCCTCCGTTCGGGCCAAACGACTAGAACGATCGGGCCATCGCGATCGTCATGCTTCGTGCCGGCGGAACGTTCCGGGGCTCAGCGCCTCTTCGACTCAACGCCGGGACGGCGGACGACCGAACTTCGCCCGATACAGGCGGGCGAAGTAGGACGGCGTCTCGAACCCGACCAGCAGCGCCGCGTCCATCACGCTGGTCCGCGGGTCCTGCAGCAGCAGCTGTGCGCGTTCCAGGCGCTTGCCGTTGAGGAACTCGATCATGCTGTGACCGGTGCGCTCGCGGAACAGCCGCGTGAAGTGCCGGCGCGAGAGCAGGAACTGCGCGGCCACATCGTCCACCGTGAGCTGCTCCGCCATGTGCGCCTCGAGGTAGGCGACGATCTCGTAGATCAGCAACGCGTCCCGCCCGCGGTGCGCCGGCAGCGCGTTGGCCGTCGTCAAGGCGGTCGTGATGCACTCTGCCGCGATGAGCCGCTCGGTCGCCTGCATCCGGGGCGAATCGCGATGCGCGCCGTCGACGCCGGCCAGCTCCTCGCGCAGCCGCAGCATCTGCACGAGCGAGGGGCTCATGCGCCAGACACCGCACGCGGGCGGTGCGGGAGGCGCCGTGGTGGTGCCCTCGGGCTCGCCGACGCCGGCGACGCCATCGACGCCGACAAGGCCGACAAGGCGCTTGGCGCAGTCCTCGACGAACGCCCGATCGACGTACAGCGCCAGGTGTTGCTGCTGCGGCCGGGTCGCCGCCGTCGCGTGCTCCACGCCCGGCGCCACCAGCGCCATGCAGGCGGCGTTGATGCGGAAGGCGCTCTGCTCCTCGCGCACACGCACCACCATGCCGCCTGATCGCGGCATCAGCACCATGTACTCGTCGTGCGCATGGAACTCGGTCTCGTAGGACGGCGTGCGGCTGTCGACGATCCGGGCGGTGACCTTGGGCGCCAGGTGCCGGCGATGGGTGTGGAACATGGCCCGGCATTCTGTCCTTCGCACGGCCCCCTGCCCAGGCGGGCATCGCCAACAGGCATCACGAACAGGCATCGCCAACAGGTATCGCAAACATTCATGAAGCCGGACGGGGATCCGTGCTTCAATCAAGGACTGCCACTCGCGCTCCCGGCCCCCGAATGCTCATCGACCTGCCGCTCGAACCTGAGAGCGGAACGCTCGCAGAACAGTTTCTCCGCAGCACTTCCGTGCAAGGCCGCGCCTCCATCGATTACCAGCTCTACGTCCCCCCGGACGCCAGCGACGAACCGCGTCCGCTGCTGCTGATGCTGCACGGTTGCGGACAGGACCCCGACGACTTTGCCGTCGGCACCCGCATGAACGAGATGGCGCGTCGCGACGGCTGGCTGGTGCTCTACCCGGCGCAGTCGACGCAGGCCAATCCGCAGGGTTGCTGGAACTGGTTCAAGACCAACCACCAGGAACGCGGGCGCGGCGAGCCCGCGCTGATCGCCGCGCTGACGCGCGAGGTCATGGCCAGCCACAACGTCGACGCGAACCGCGTGTACGTCGCGGGTCTCTCGGCCGGCGGCGCGATGGCGGCCATCCTCGGGCGCGCCTATCCGGAGCTCTTCGCCGCGGTGGGCGTGCACTCGGGACTGCCGCACGGCGCCGTCGAGGACGCGAACGGTGCGATGGCGATGATGCGCGGCGGCCAGGACACGCGTCCGCCCGCCGAGGCCGCGCCCTCCGGCAAACCTCACCCCACGCCGACCATCGTCTTCCACGGCACCCGCGACATGACCGTGCACCCGCTCAACGGCGAGCACGTCTACGCGGACGCGACCCTCGGCGTCGAAGGCGCCCATCGCATCGAGAACGGCCGTGAGGGCACGCGGGCCTACACCCGCAAGCGGCATGTCACGCCGCAGGGTCGCGTGCAAGCCGAGCTCTGGCTGATCGAGGGCGGCGGACACGGCTGGTCCGGCGGCGACCGCAACGGCTCCTGCACCGACTGGCTGGGCCCCGATGCCAGCGAGCAGATGCTCTGTTTCTTCATGGCACACCCGCTGGGCGACAATCGTGCATGACCCGCACCGATCCCACCGGCGCCGCTGCCGCGGCACCTGCTGCCTCGCAGCCGCCGGCGGCGCCTAGCGCCACCTCCTTCGACACCCTGCCCCTGCCGCCCGCGATGCGGGCGAATCTGCAGCAGCTGGGCTACCTCTCGATGACGCCCATCCAGGCCGCCAGCCTGCCGCTCGCGCTGGCCGGCAAGGACCTGATCGCGC
This genomic stretch from Mitsuaria sp. 7 harbors:
- a CDS encoding tripartite tricarboxylate transporter substrate binding protein: MKRSLFLLLGVAAVCAPVASALAEAYPSRPITIVVPFPAGGGTDALIRSLAPALSQELHQTVLIDNKAGAAGTIGSAAVAHAAPDGYTLGVATTSTHAVALAVVKGARYDPLRSFAPIGLIGFSPYVLVARPTLPAKTLAELIRDAKGAPGKLTFASVGQGSLSHLIGEQFKQATRTDLIHIPYKGASPAQTELMGGQVDLLFDNPATLVQQIRGGRIKALAQTQRSALLPEVPTFKEAGLAGFESQLWYGLVAPAGTQTAVVQKLSEALRKVLANRATVAALLSSGVAPAEGTPAQFAATLNQQVPYWANVVKSSGVVME
- a CDS encoding AraC family transcriptional regulator, with product MFHTHRRHLAPKVTARIVDSRTPSYETEFHAHDEYMVLMPRSGGMVVRVREEQSAFRINAACMALVAPGVEHATAATRPQQQHLALYVDRAFVEDCAKRLVGLVGVDGVAGVGEPEGTTTAPPAPPACGVWRMSPSLVQMLRLREELAGVDGAHRDSPRMQATERLIAAECITTALTTANALPAHRGRDALLIYEIVAYLEAHMAEQLTVDDVAAQFLLSRRHFTRLFRERTGHSMIEFLNGKRLERAQLLLQDPRTSVMDAALLVGFETPSYFARLYRAKFGRPPSRR
- a CDS encoding PHB depolymerase family esterase, encoding MQGRASIDYQLYVPPDASDEPRPLLLMLHGCGQDPDDFAVGTRMNEMARRDGWLVLYPAQSTQANPQGCWNWFKTNHQERGRGEPALIAALTREVMASHNVDANRVYVAGLSAGGAMAAILGRAYPELFAAVGVHSGLPHGAVEDANGAMAMMRGGQDTRPPAEAAPSGKPHPTPTIVFHGTRDMTVHPLNGEHVYADATLGVEGAHRIENGREGTRAYTRKRHVTPQGRVQAELWLIEGGGHGWSGGDRNGSCTDWLGPDASEQMLCFFMAHPLGDNRA